A region of Sulfurimonas sp. DNA encodes the following proteins:
- a CDS encoding NAD-dependent epimerase/dehydratase family protein, which produces MKILFTGATGFIGNYFINKYKNKYNIKTFSFLNDNFEKLELFHIDTVIHLSALVHQMGGASEEEYEQINVTQTVALASKSKNSGVKHFIFMSTVKVYGEETKKAYTEKTICKPQDDYGKTKLKAELQLQKLQDNDFKVSIIRTPIVYGYGVKANIKNLVNLVNKVPILPFGKIKNKRSMVYVGNLCYLIDEIITQEKAGIFLACDEEPLSTTRLCELISNNLNKKVYYIKIPFFTFLLKMIKPSFHKRLYESLEVDNTQTKEILNLNNIYSVEDGIRLMIKGEVK; this is translated from the coding sequence ATGAAAATTTTATTTACCGGAGCAACAGGATTTATCGGAAATTATTTTATTAATAAATATAAAAATAAATATAATATAAAAACTTTTTCATTTTTGAATGATAATTTTGAAAAATTAGAATTGTTTCATATAGATACTGTTATTCATCTCTCAGCATTAGTTCATCAAATGGGTGGGGCAAGTGAAGAAGAGTATGAACAAATAAATGTAACTCAAACTGTAGCCTTAGCGAGCAAATCTAAAAATAGTGGTGTTAAGCATTTTATATTTATGAGTACAGTTAAAGTTTATGGTGAAGAGACAAAGAAAGCTTATACTGAAAAGACAATATGTAAACCACAAGATGACTATGGGAAAACTAAACTTAAAGCAGAACTACAACTGCAAAAATTACAAGACAATGATTTTAAGGTTTCCATTATAAGAACCCCAATAGTTTATGGATATGGGGTAAAGGCAAATATAAAAAATCTTGTAAACTTAGTAAATAAAGTTCCTATTTTACCTTTTGGAAAAATAAAAAATAAAAGAAGTATGGTATATGTAGGTAATCTTTGTTATTTAATAGATGAAATAATTACTCAAGAAAAGGCAGGTATATTTTTAGCTTGTGATGAAGAGCCATTGAGTACTACAAGATTATGTGAACTTATATCAAACAATCTTAATAAAAAAGTATATTATATAAAAATACCTTTCTTTACATTCCTCTTGAAGATGATTAAACCATCATTTCATAAAAGATTGTATGAGAGTTTAGAAGTAGATAATACTCAGACTAAAGAGATATTGAATCTGAATAATATTTATAGTGTGGAAGATGGGATACGATTGATGATAAAAGGTGAAGTAAAATGA
- a CDS encoding glycosyltransferase family 4 protein — translation MIYIILFIISFVLTYFIKNYYIKNALFDEVNERSSHAVPTPHGGGIAISIAWFLGISYFYFIDAMDSSLYFALLVGLIISVVSFFDDLHELSAKVRLFTQALVSFLALYLLGGLESLDFYFFSLQNQIITNIFAFFMIVWFINLYNFLDGIDGYAGSEAIFLALAGYFIFGGNHFLVLVFVVLGFLVWNWHKAKIFMGDVSSTLLGYNVAIFSIYYANQEATNLWIWITLFGVFWFDATLTLYRRYKNREQLSQAHKKHAYQRLNQSGWAHDKVVIYSIFVNIVLFCLVCFISNIFVAFIMSLIFLYAIIKFVDKKKVF, via the coding sequence ATGATATATATTATTTTATTCATTATATCTTTTGTACTTACCTATTTTATTAAAAATTATTATATAAAAAATGCTTTATTTGATGAGGTTAATGAAAGGAGTAGCCATGCTGTTCCAACACCTCATGGTGGAGGTATCGCTATTTCTATAGCTTGGTTCTTAGGTATTTCATACTTTTATTTTATAGATGCCATGGATAGTTCTTTGTACTTCGCTTTATTAGTTGGTCTGATAATTTCAGTAGTTTCTTTTTTTGATGATTTACATGAGCTTAGTGCAAAAGTAAGGTTATTCACTCAAGCTTTAGTTTCATTTTTAGCTTTGTATCTTTTAGGTGGATTAGAAAGTCTAGACTTTTACTTTTTCTCTTTACAAAACCAAATTATTACAAATATCTTTGCATTTTTCATGATAGTATGGTTTATAAATTTATATAATTTTTTAGATGGTATAGATGGCTATGCTGGAAGTGAGGCTATATTTTTAGCTTTAGCAGGTTACTTCATTTTTGGTGGAAATCATTTTTTAGTTTTAGTTTTTGTAGTTCTTGGTTTTTTAGTTTGGAATTGGCATAAAGCTAAAATATTTATGGGAGATGTCAGTAGCACTTTACTTGGTTACAATGTAGCAATATTTAGCATCTACTATGCAAATCAAGAAGCAACAAATCTTTGGATATGGATAACTCTTTTTGGAGTCTTTTGGTTTGATGCTACCTTGACTTTGTATAGAAGATATAAAAATCGTGAACAATTAAGTCAAGCACATAAAAAGCATGCATACCAAAGGCTAAACCAAAGCGGTTGGGCACATGATAAGGTTGTTATATATTCTATCTTTGTAAATATTGTTCTGTTTTGTTTAGTTTGTTTTATATCTAATATTTTTGTAGCATTTATTATGTCGCTTATATTTCTTTATGCTATTATAAAGTTTGTAGATAAAAAGAAGGTCTTTTAG
- the pglF gene encoding UDP-N-acetylglucosamine 4,6-dehydratase (configuration-retaining), protein MFSLDKKILNFLVIISFTFITFWWTFFIFHQSFDIYIVISVIIIRMIASRFIYNDYSLSWSKASQKSFLIKSVVNIVAFLIYLPIFYGKIRFSFMMSELFIYLFTINFTMYVYYYFINKSRVRKTKSVVIYGAGKAGIKLESEFHHSEYRVKFFIDDDKIIQNRSIDAIKVISKDKLKQSIGTSKLDLLVIAMPSVQKDTTKDIYNDLSEYFNEIKILPSIDEILDSKDFSTQLKDISVEDLLARHPKDLDKKTIKKFLENKTILVTGAGGSIGSEICRQCEKFGAKKLILLDHSEYNLYTIEQELKDIQSVCVMQSVVNLNTLDATFKTHKPEIVIHAAAYKHVPLVEANIHEGILNNIKGTKNVIDVSIKHGVQKFVMISTDKAVRPTNVMGTTKRICELYAQNSNGNGIDIVAVRFGNVLGSSGSVIPKFKSQIEKRQNITVTHKDITRYFMLIPEACELVLQAGAIGSGGEIFILDMGKPIKIVDLAQKMIDLSGLSDIHIEFTGLRPGEKLYEELLIDDSDCKTDYESITVAKPTPYEINKLNRDIEELIKCEDKLAKLKDIVPEFNHQTNI, encoded by the coding sequence GTGTTTAGTTTAGATAAAAAAATATTAAATTTTTTAGTAATTATTAGTTTTACTTTTATCACATTTTGGTGGACATTTTTTATATTTCATCAATCTTTTGATATTTATATTGTTATCAGTGTAATTATAATCCGTATGATAGCATCTAGATTTATATATAATGATTATTCTCTCTCATGGTCAAAGGCCTCTCAAAAATCTTTTCTAATAAAAAGTGTAGTAAATATAGTGGCTTTTTTGATTTATTTACCAATTTTTTATGGAAAAATTCGTTTTTCTTTTATGATGTCTGAGCTTTTTATATATCTTTTTACTATAAACTTTACGATGTATGTATATTATTATTTTATAAACAAAAGTAGAGTTCGAAAGACAAAATCTGTTGTTATTTATGGTGCAGGTAAGGCTGGTATAAAATTAGAATCAGAATTTCATCATAGCGAATACAGAGTTAAATTTTTTATTGATGATGATAAAATCATTCAGAACCGTTCTATAGATGCTATCAAGGTTATTTCAAAAGATAAATTAAAACAGAGTATAGGAACTAGTAAACTAGACCTTTTAGTTATAGCAATGCCTTCTGTACAAAAAGATACAACAAAAGATATATACAATGACTTAAGTGAATACTTTAACGAGATAAAGATTCTTCCTTCAATAGATGAAATACTAGATTCTAAAGATTTCTCTACTCAACTTAAAGATATATCAGTGGAAGATTTACTTGCGCGTCATCCAAAAGATTTAGATAAAAAAACAATCAAAAAATTTTTAGAAAATAAAACTATTTTAGTTACTGGTGCTGGTGGAAGCATCGGTAGTGAAATATGTAGGCAGTGTGAAAAATTTGGTGCAAAAAAGCTTATTTTACTTGATCATAGTGAGTATAATCTTTATACAATAGAACAAGAACTTAAAGATATACAAAGTGTTTGCGTTATGCAGAGTGTAGTAAATTTAAATACTCTTGACGCTACATTTAAAACGCATAAACCTGAAATAGTAATCCATGCAGCAGCATATAAGCATGTTCCTTTAGTTGAGGCTAATATACATGAAGGTATTTTAAACAATATAAAAGGCACTAAGAATGTTATAGATGTATCTATAAAGCATGGCGTACAAAAGTTTGTTATGATTTCTACGGATAAGGCTGTTAGACCTACTAATGTTATGGGAACAACAAAACGCATCTGTGAGTTATATGCACAAAATTCTAATGGAAACGGAATAGATATAGTTGCTGTTAGGTTTGGTAATGTTCTAGGGTCTAGTGGTAGTGTGATTCCTAAGTTTAAAAGCCAGATAGAAAAAAGGCAAAATATTACTGTAACTCATAAAGATATTACAAGATATTTTATGCTTATTCCTGAAGCTTGTGAGTTAGTTCTTCAAGCTGGAGCAATTGGAAGTGGTGGAGAGATTTTTATACTTGACATGGGTAAGCCTATAAAGATAGTGGATTTAGCACAGAAAATGATAGATTTAAGTGGTTTAAGTGATATCCATATTGAGTTTACAGGTCTTCGTCCTGGCGAAAAGCTTTATGAAGAATTACTTATAGATGATAGTGATTGTAAAACAGATTACGAGTCCATAACAGTAGCTAAGCCAACACCATATGAGATAAATAAGTTAAATAGAGATATAGAAGAACTCATAAAATGTGAAGATAAGTTGGCAAAACTAAAAGATATTGTTCCAGAGTTTAATCATCAGACAAATATATAA
- a CDS encoding L,D-transpeptidase encodes MATMEFNKTTGVLSWLNFGTWTARSGNWSKPLPNGLYTVERRKITPISSKMKKGFLDNKTGKGFFVPLTAHFDLHGRHGFGIHPDGSPDGTHGCIGLINNSFGFYNSIASTAVSANITLLVSGS; translated from the coding sequence ATGGCAACTATGGAATTTAATAAAACAACAGGGGTGTTAAGTTGGTTGAATTTTGGTACATGGACAGCTCGAAGTGGAAACTGGAGCAAACCTTTACCAAATGGATTATATACAGTTGAACGCAGAAAAATAACTCCTATCTCTAGTAAAATGAAAAAAGGATTTTTAGACAATAAAACAGGCAAGGGTTTCTTTGTTCCCTTGACCGCTCATTTTGATTTACATGGTCGTCATGGTTTTGGTATTCATCCTGATGGGAGTCCAGACGGAACCCATGGTTGTATTGGCTTAATTAATAATTCATTTGGATTTTATAATTCTATAGCTTCAACTGCAGTAAGTGCTAATATAACATTATTGGTAAGTGGCAGTTAA
- a CDS encoding phosphomannomutase/phosphoglucomutase, which translates to MSIYREYDIRGIYEKELNEQSVVRIGFALASKIDGEYVAVGYDARSHSPILFEYLVHGLNAGGKKVLDMGMVPTPVNYFTNYQEWDGVTPSASIMITGSHNPSEYNGFKITIDKTPFFSDDIYALGDECSKMAFPAKVKREVTKIDAVTRYIDFLVSEFQHLKAMDTKIVYDCGNGVAGIVTEDIFSRLELKTKGLYIEPDGEFPNHHPDPSEEKNLADVKKLLASDGDIAFAYDGDADRIAVLTHKNNIKGDMMALLYSMKMDKPTVVGEVKCSQVMYDELRRRGCKAVMYKTGHSNLKVKMKEIDADLACEVSGHIFFKNRYFGYDDAIYATLRMLELVYDGIDLDAELDKLPKVFSTEEIKVKTSEEEKFKIIDAVKILLKNPPLSFPTIKDIIDVDGVRINFEKGWGLVRASNTTPVLVTRFESTSQQEALVYEKAINDLIAQAQKSI; encoded by the coding sequence ATGAGCATCTACAGAGAGTACGACATCCGTGGCATCTATGAAAAAGAATTAAATGAGCAGAGTGTTGTTCGTATTGGTTTTGCTTTGGCATCTAAGATAGATGGAGAGTATGTGGCAGTTGGTTATGATGCTAGAAGTCACTCCCCAATACTTTTTGAGTATTTAGTTCATGGACTAAATGCAGGTGGGAAAAAAGTTCTTGATATGGGAATGGTTCCTACTCCTGTAAACTACTTTACAAACTACCAAGAATGGGATGGAGTTACTCCAAGTGCCTCTATCATGATAACAGGTTCACATAATCCAAGTGAGTACAATGGTTTTAAAATCACAATAGACAAAACACCATTTTTTAGTGATGATATTTATGCTCTTGGAGATGAGTGTTCTAAGATGGCATTCCCTGCAAAAGTTAAAAGAGAAGTAACTAAGATAGATGCTGTAACTCGTTATATTGATTTTTTAGTATCTGAATTCCAACATTTAAAAGCGATGGATACAAAGATAGTTTATGATTGTGGGAACGGTGTTGCTGGAATCGTAACAGAAGATATTTTTTCTCGCTTAGAGTTAAAAACAAAAGGTTTATATATTGAACCAGATGGAGAGTTTCCAAATCATCATCCAGACCCTTCTGAAGAGAAAAATTTAGCAGATGTTAAAAAGCTTTTGGCATCTGATGGTGATATTGCATTTGCTTATGATGGAGATGCTGACCGTATAGCAGTTTTAACGCATAAGAACAATATTAAGGGCGATATGATGGCTCTTTTGTACTCTATGAAAATGGACAAACCAACAGTTGTTGGTGAAGTTAAATGTTCGCAAGTTATGTATGATGAACTTAGAAGACGAGGGTGCAAAGCAGTAATGTATAAAACAGGACACTCAAACCTCAAAGTAAAAATGAAAGAGATAGATGCAGATTTGGCTTGTGAAGTAAGTGGACATATCTTTTTCAAAAATCGTTACTTTGGTTATGATGACGCAATCTACGCAACATTAAGAATGTTAGAGTTAGTTTATGATGGCATAGACCTAGATGCCGAGCTAGATAAACTACCAAAAGTTTTCTCGACTGAGGAGATTAAAGTAAAAACTAGCGAAGAAGAAAAATTTAAAATCATAGATGCTGTTAAAATTTTACTAAAAAACCCTCCTTTATCTTTTCCAACTATTAAAGATATTATTGATGTAGATGGTGTTAGAATTAACTTTGAAAAAGGATGGGGTTTAGTAAGAGCAAGTAACACAACTCCTGTTTTAGTAACTCGTTTTGAGTCGACTTCACAACAAGAGGCTTTAGTTTATGAAAAAGCCATAAATGATTTGATAGCACAAGCACAAAAATCAATTTAG
- the pyrC gene encoding dihydroorotase: protein MQTHTLLMPLDMHLHLRDGVMLENVAPLSAYSFSGAIVMPNLVPPVSSLQDIQDYKARIMASVPNDFFEPYMTLFYKNYDKAFLESVVDEITAIKLYPAGITTNSEGGVSSFDIEEMRETLEAMSELEIPLCVHGETDGFVMDREAEFMSIYELLATSFPNLKIIMEHITTKAAVEMLDKFDNLYATITVHHLLLTLDDVVGGMMMPHNFCKPIAKRPEDLDALLGAALNAHPKVMFGSDSAPHPQHKKESCGCAAGVFTAPIALQLLCEIFEQYDRLDNLQAFVSDNAQSIYGICPEFKEIVLERRTFVIPETYGTVVPMYAGQAINWAIESVE, encoded by the coding sequence ATGCAAACCCATACTCTTTTAATGCCACTTGATATGCATCTGCATCTTCGAGATGGTGTGATGCTTGAAAATGTTGCACCTCTTAGTGCGTATAGCTTTAGCGGTGCTATTGTAATGCCAAATCTTGTTCCTCCAGTTTCTTCTTTACAAGATATACAAGATTATAAAGCACGAATCATGGCATCTGTACCAAATGATTTTTTTGAACCATATATGACACTTTTTTATAAAAACTATGACAAAGCATTTCTTGAGAGTGTTGTAGATGAAATCACTGCTATAAAACTTTACCCTGCTGGGATTACTACAAATTCAGAAGGTGGGGTTTCATCGTTTGATATAGAAGAGATGCGAGAAACTTTAGAAGCTATGAGTGAGTTAGAAATTCCTCTTTGTGTTCATGGTGAGACTGATGGTTTTGTAATGGATAGAGAAGCAGAATTTATGAGCATCTATGAATTACTTGCAACATCTTTTCCGAATTTAAAAATAATTATGGAGCATATTACAACAAAAGCTGCAGTAGAAATGCTTGATAAATTTGACAATTTATATGCAACTATTACAGTCCATCATCTTCTTTTAACTCTCGATGATGTAGTTGGAGGAATGATGATGCCTCATAACTTTTGTAAACCTATCGCTAAACGACCAGAAGATTTAGACGCTCTTCTTGGCGCGGCACTTAATGCCCATCCAAAAGTAATGTTTGGTTCAGATTCAGCACCACATCCTCAACATAAAAAAGAGAGTTGTGGTTGTGCAGCTGGAGTCTTTACAGCACCAATAGCGCTTCAGCTTTTATGTGAAATATTTGAACAGTATGACCGTCTTGATAATTTACAAGCTTTTGTTAGTGATAATGCACAAAGCATCTATGGCATCTGTCCAGAGTTTAAAGAAATTGTTTTAGAAAGAAGAACATTTGTTATACCTGAAACATATGGTACGGTTGTTCCTATGTACGCTGGTCAAGCAATTAACTGGGCAATAGAGAGCGTTGAGTAA
- a CDS encoding response regulator transcription factor, with product MSKILFLEDDLLFGESLIDLLEESNFEVLHLRNGQDALDASFEQRFDLYLLDINVPLIDGVTLLKELREADDKTPAIFLTSHKDKEMLRNGFESGADDYISKPFDNDELLLRINAVLKRSLCSSAKCVKLLCHDELHKRILYDEVELDLSKKEYQLLVLLMNHADNIVPKELINDELWSASQMGSDGAIRVYINRIKQMLPQMPIENIRGIGYRLVS from the coding sequence TTGAGTAAGATTTTATTTTTAGAAGATGATCTCCTCTTTGGAGAGAGTCTTATAGATTTACTTGAAGAAAGTAATTTCGAAGTTCTGCATCTAAGAAATGGGCAAGACGCTTTAGACGCTTCATTTGAGCAAAGATTTGACCTTTACTTATTAGATATAAATGTACCACTTATAGATGGTGTTACACTTTTAAAAGAGTTAAGAGAAGCAGATGATAAAACACCAGCAATTTTTTTAACTTCTCACAAAGACAAAGAGATGCTTCGCAATGGTTTTGAGAGTGGAGCAGATGATTATATAAGTAAACCCTTTGACAATGATGAACTGCTGTTACGAATAAATGCTGTGCTAAAAAGAAGTCTATGCTCTAGTGCAAAATGTGTAAAACTGTTATGTCATGATGAATTGCATAAACGCATTTTATATGATGAAGTAGAACTTGATTTATCAAAAAAAGAGTACCAACTTTTAGTTCTTTTAATGAATCATGCAGATAATATAGTACCAAAAGAGTTAATAAACGATGAGTTATGGAGTGCTTCACAAATGGGAAGTGATGGAGCAATACGAGTTTATATCAATCGTATAAAACAGATGCTTCCTCAGATGCCAATAGAAAATATACGCGGTATTGGATACAGACTTGTTTCGTAA
- a CDS encoding HAMP domain-containing sensor histidine kinase produces the protein MFRNFRINIFIYYFFTVNTFLAILHYFLVIVEVNNIFILAIIMICFSIIGGIMISKLAIDPLQEHIVSLQNLSKETLHELNLPISTIITNLGMLKKNIDNEKDLKRLSRIESACGMLQERYNELDYMIKKQTISKIKEKFSLDELVIKRVEFLKNIYPQVEFILELEKVDIFSDITGLSKVIDNIIDNGVKYAPNSNKYDIKLKDKTLYFQDYGCGMDEVELIQIFDNYYQTDKNMQGFGIGLSMVKRFCDTQKIELNFKSKLNNGTTVLLKFKDN, from the coding sequence TTGTTTCGTAATTTTCGTATAAATATATTTATATATTATTTTTTTACTGTAAATACTTTTTTAGCAATTTTACACTATTTTTTAGTTATTGTAGAAGTTAATAATATTTTTATTTTAGCGATTATAATGATTTGCTTTAGTATTATTGGTGGAATTATGATTTCAAAACTTGCTATTGATCCATTACAAGAACATATTGTATCTTTACAAAATTTATCAAAAGAAACACTGCATGAATTAAACCTGCCAATCTCTACTATAATAACTAATTTGGGGATGCTTAAAAAAAATATAGACAATGAAAAAGATTTAAAAAGATTATCTAGGATTGAGAGTGCTTGTGGCATGTTGCAAGAACGCTATAATGAACTTGACTATATGATAAAAAAACAGACTATTTCTAAAATAAAAGAAAAGTTTTCATTAGATGAGTTAGTAATAAAAAGAGTAGAGTTTTTGAAAAATATTTACCCTCAAGTAGAGTTTATTTTAGAACTTGAAAAAGTAGATATTTTTAGTGATATTACAGGTTTGTCCAAAGTCATTGACAATATAATAGATAATGGTGTAAAATACGCACCAAATAGTAATAAATATGATATAAAATTAAAAGATAAAACTCTTTATTTCCAAGATTATGGTTGTGGAATGGATGAGGTAGAACTTATACAAATTTTTGACAATTATTACCAAACAGATAAAAATATGCAAGGTTTTGGCATAGGTTTAAGTATGGTGAAGAGGTTCTGTGATACACAAAAGATAGAGCTAAACTTCAAATCTAAACTAAATAATGGAACAACAGTATTATTAAAATTTAAGGATAATTAA
- the exbB gene encoding TonB-system energizer ExbB, with amino-acid sequence MEGSFLAYAEEALDYGVMGILVLMSITTLWLFIERMMFYKSIRFDDYNHRDVLEIDLTDNLGVISAIGTNAPYVGLLGTVVGIMITFYTMGDVGAVDAKKIMMGLALALKATAMGLIVAMPAIVAYTITLRKVEKILTAYDVIEDSKDK; translated from the coding sequence ATGGAAGGAAGTTTTTTAGCTTACGCAGAAGAAGCACTGGACTATGGTGTTATGGGTATTTTAGTGCTTATGAGTATAACTACACTATGGTTATTTATAGAGAGAATGATGTTTTATAAAAGTATTCGTTTTGATGATTATAATCATAGAGATGTATTAGAAATTGACTTAACTGATAATCTTGGAGTTATTAGTGCTATTGGTACAAATGCTCCTTATGTTGGACTTCTTGGCACGGTGGTAGGTATTATGATAACTTTTTATACTATGGGTGATGTTGGTGCAGTAGATGCTAAAAAGATTATGATGGGTTTAGCTCTGGCATTAAAAGCTACGGCAATGGGACTTATAGTAGCAATGCCAGCTATAGTAGCTTATACTATTACACTTCGTAAGGTAGAGAAAATTTTAACTGCTTATGATGTAATAGAAGATTCTAAAGATAAGTAA
- a CDS encoding biopolymer transporter ExbD → MRRCKKVPKKFDQINVIPFIDIMLVLLVMVLTTATFIKQGVIPVELPTAKATKKEDLKKEISIYVNVKGELFYEKDKVSAKELEVKLSQISKEQTVVLRSDKESRFQDFVTVMDILKRLKHEQLYIVTKE, encoded by the coding sequence ATGAGAAGATGTAAAAAAGTACCAAAAAAGTTTGACCAAATAAATGTAATACCCTTTATTGATATCATGCTTGTTCTTTTAGTTATGGTTCTAACAACTGCTACTTTTATAAAACAAGGTGTTATTCCTGTTGAACTTCCAACAGCAAAGGCAACAAAAAAAGAAGACTTAAAAAAAGAGATAAGTATTTATGTAAATGTTAAAGGTGAGTTGTTTTATGAAAAAGACAAAGTTAGTGCGAAAGAACTTGAAGTAAAACTATCTCAAATATCAAAAGAGCAAACAGTTGTTCTTCGAAGTGATAAAGAGTCAAGATTTCAAGATTTTGTAACAGTTATGGATATTCTTAAGCGTTTAAAGCATGAACAACTTTATATAGTTACAAAAGAGTAG